CAAATGGCCATTACATAAGGATCATAAATCAAATTGAGTCTGCTAAGGGAAAAAAACGAGATTCTAATTTGCTTAATTTATTTGACAATCATATGGTCAATAATGTCGGTTTACTGTGAATTTCTCTTATGTATCCTTTTTCAATTGTGTTCTAAGGACcgaaaaagaaataagatatCAACTTGTTTGGTCGGATTTAGATATTCAATATAAAGTTCTTCAGTCTCCTCAATTCTGTTCTGTTACCATTTATTTTATGGTTTTAGCGATTGCAGCCTCGCAggttcttctctctctctctctatatatatatatcctttccCATAATCACTTTTGGTTGTCTAATAACAGTACAAGCATTCTTAGTAAGGAGAACCTTCATTTCTATAGCCATTTAGCTTTTATAACCTTTGCTTAACCTTGAAACAGATCGAAGGTAAAAATAAAGCATAATGGAAGCTAttgcaaaaagaaaatataatctgTTATGTGActagttttcattttcattgtgGAAATGTTATGAGCTGACACCATGCCTTCAATTTTACTCATTTTATTTAGTCTAAAATCTAGAATTGATTTAGTTTTGTATAAACTTTTTGAAtggcaaaacaaaaatatttttcttatcacGTTAACATATTGCAGGTTATGGTATGAGTGTCCAGGTTGGTGTTAACATATGCCTTTTTTGGGAGGGGTTGGAGGACACAAGAAGATGAACTGACTTTATAATCTCCTTAGGAGAAAAGAAAGTACTCAATTTTAGTGGCTAGTTTACAGTATACTGAATTTGCATTATCCAACTGTAACAGTAACAACTGACATATagtttttgatttttctattacATAAGCAATCCTCTCAAATCCTAGTGGTACCGTAATCATGACCCGacaataaaataactaatagTCTATTTCAACTTGCTCTGTATGTCATTGATAATATCTTGCAACAAACTCTTGGTTTGATCAATTGCAAGTCTTTCACCATCCTTGCCCCTGAACAATAAAAAGTCTtcgttaaaaataattgaagtgCATATTATATTATCACATCATTAAGTTTTCGAAAGTAGTACAGATGCATATTAAAGTACAGATGAATCAAAGTTCATCTTCAAGTCTCTTATGGGTTTAATAACACACAAGGTATGCTACTCTCTCTGTGATGAAATGTAGTAAAAAACAAGTTTtattcttatctttcatagaatCGCCTGTATGCAGCTTGTAATTAGAGATGCTCCTTTTGTGGTTGCGAGATTGGTGTCTATGAGCTCAATGCCAAAATTATTGAGGGCCTCCATCAATTTGCTGAATCttcccctcttcttctcaatgATGATCTTGACCCAGAGTTTATTTTCATCTATCTTTGCCACTCTGACCTCAGCCTGTAGAAAGTAACAGAGGTAACATTAGTAATTAACAGTTTGTAGAgggctattcattctttttacaaagagagtatCATAATTATAGAAGACCTGTATCCCCCAATTCTTCATATCCTCCACAGCATCAATTTCATCTATTTTTGCCTATGCTGTTTTCTCTGAATTTGCTTCCAATTGGTGAAGCTCTTGGCTGAGACGCTGCACTTCATATTGCAGCTTCTCAATGTAGGTGATAGCATCTACAATAATTGTTCCTCTATTCAtccaaaagtaaaattaaagtttatagTCAGTTTACATTCCAACAATTAATGTAACAATTTGTATGTTAAACCATGAAACTGAATATTGAATGAACTATGAGATAAAGAATGATCAAGAAAGAAAGTGAGGGCTTTGGTAGTTGCATTTGTGATGATAGGGTTCATAGACCGCAGCATCAAAAGGCTTGCACTGAGTTTCTCCCTCCTCCTCCCTTCAATCTCAAGGTTCTTTGATTTGTACACTCTTGTGTCATCATCATAGTTCCTCTTCCTACTCATCCTTTGCCTGCTACTAACATTTTCAGTAGCAACAACAGAAAACTCTTCCATAGTAAAACATAACTGATCCTCATCTTGATACTccatttgtgtgaaaaatagGCCTTGGGGAAAGGAAGAAGACAAACGGGTATTGAAGAAATTGAGAATTTGCTGGTGGCAACATAAGTGCTTCTCATAAAGGCATCATGTCAGAGAGACAAAGTATGCCTGTTTTGAGGGCCTTTTTCTGTGGTGCCTAGTTAATTCAGGTAAGTTTCTTATGACAAGTGAGAAATATATTCGTGTTTGGCCATTTAAATGTGCCTTCTGCTTGTTGGAATCTTCGTAACAGAATGTGattatgaattatgttttttttttttttttggttatagtCTGATTGAaggctttaaaaaaaaagttaccacAAAGCCATAATAAAAGTTTATCTACAAATGTGATTGATAAAATGATCATGATCAAAGACATGTAAGTACTTATTTGTGTTCACGATAGAGGCAAGATGCTGTAACTgtacatgacaaaaaaacacgACTTTCACGTAGGCTTTGGcaaagtgaaaataaattttcGTGTGCAATTTACGGTGATTCGTTAGGGCTTGTTGGCTGAAACTGCAAGAGCACCACAGTTGAGTGTGGTTGTTAGAGGCTTAGAGCAGAgacatgtttaattatttatgttctttCTGCCTGAACtagaatagttttttaaattagtttttatttgaattttatttatttttaacacttaaaatatatagttttagGTCTTGATGAAAAGGGTactctttttatcaaataaaattatacttaaaaaaataaaattaaagtgatAATGCTGAATTATATACCTTTATATTTAGTTCAGCATGGTTGTCAACTTGGATTATAATGCAGAATTCATCAACAACTATTTAACCagtgttttgtaattttttttccttataagtatcttgtttaaaaacaattCGGGTTTAGGTACTGCGAGACATTAATTAAaagttcatataaaaataaccaCTTATTAAAAGCTAATTTTTTCAAGGGTTTTCCAAACAATATTTTAAGAGAAGTATTGGAAACCTCTATCACAAAGCTTTTGGATCATCCTTTTATTAATTGAACCAATAATTTATAGCTCAACCGATTTTTTTCAGaccattaaataagaaataatcatactgaaaataaaatcaattgatGGTTAGACAGGATAAAACGACAGGTCGTACTAAGTTTTTATTAAGCTTAAATATATCTTATTTCAAGAATAcacaataaatagaaaaaaattattttaaattattaaacatcGCATTCAATGAGTCGATATAAgcctaaaattaatatatcttattttatattaaaaaataatttataaccaACCAGAgttaattttgtataaaataataatggtCGAAAATTTTGTGAAGACAAACATTCATGTTTATGCTCAATCGTGTTTCAAATAAGATTGTTTATGATAATGTAtacttgtaataaaaaaaaaaactttcaaaatattataactAAACATTTTTCTGTTACAAATTGTAAAAAAACTGATTTGCCTTCattgtaatttatttaatttgattaatctaATTTGACATTCATATGATGAATAATGTTGGTCTATTGTGAATTTCTTTGTTATATAtcctttttttaattgtgtTCTAAGGActgagaagaaagaaataagataTCAACTTGTTTGGTCAGATTAAGTTATTCAATGTAAAGTTGCTCTCTCCTCCTCATCGGCATTggaaatctatctctttcaagtaTAGTTAGTTGGTAATTGATCTTGAgttgtctttttctttgattttggaCAAGCATGTTAATCTCATAATTAATCTGAAACCACATTCTTATGTACATAGCTCCAGTGTTGTTGAAGTACAGTGCAGATTGCTGTACTTCTTAGCCGTAAAAGGACAGCATTGATTCTGCTCTGCTGTTGCCTTTTATGTTAAGGTTTTAGTGGTTGCAGGTTCTTGTCTCTCTATATCCTCTTTCCTAGCACCACTTTTGGTTGTCTTACAAGCATTATTAATAAGGAGAACCATCATTTCTATATCTATTTAGCCTTTATAACCTTTGCTTGATCTTCAAACAAATCGGtggcaaaataaaatataaagaaggAAGTTATTGCAAAAAGAAATGTGATATTTTAAGGGACCGGTAgtgtaacatttttcttattcaatTAACATATTCTAGGTAATAAAGTTGcagttgatgttaacatgtGCCTTTTTTGGGAGGGGATAGAGGGATGCAAGAAAATGAACTGATTTATTGTGCACCATCCAacagaaacaacaaacaaaaatgatcTTAACTGGTATATAGTGATATATCTTTTTTGTCCGTACAGACCTCTCAATGTAATCATGTCCTTACGATTAAATAACTAAGAGTCCATTTCTACGGGCTCTATATGtcattgatgatatcttgcAATAAATTCTTGGTTTGATGAATTTCAAGTCTTTCACCGTTCTTgccctgaaaaacaacaaaaatctcAGTTAAAATAATTGAAGTGAATATTATATTACCACATTCTTAAGCTTACACAGTTGAATCGAAGTGTTCATCTTCAAGTCTCTACTTATGGATTTGATAACATACAGAGAATGCTACTCTCCCTGTGATGAAATCATAATCTTAGAATCACCTTTATGAAGCTTGTAATCAGAAATGCTCCTTTTGTGGTTGTGAGATTGGTGTCAATGAGTTCAATGCCAAAATTATTGAGGGCCTCCATCAATCTGCTGAATCTTCCCCTTTTCTTCTCAACAATGATCTTAACCCAGAGTTTATTCTCGTTTATTTCTTCCACTATGACCTCTTCCTGCAGAAACTAACAGTGGCAAGGCAACATTAGTAATTAACAATTGTAGATGgctattcattttatttattttttcaatcaaaGAGAGAATCTCATTGATGAGATGACCTGTATCCCCCAATTCTTCATATCTTCCGCAGCATCAATTTCAACTATTTTTGTCTCTGCTGTTTCCTCTGAAGTTGCTTCCATTTGGTGAAGCTCTTGGCTGAGACTCTGAACCTTGTCTTGCAGCTTCTCAATGTAGGTGATAGCATCTTCAACAATCATTGCTTTATTCAtctaaaaaccaaaattaagaGTTTATAATCACTTTACATTCCAACAATTAATGTAACAATTTGTATACTAAACCATTAAACTTAATATTGAATAAACTATGAGATAAAGAAGGATCAAGTAAGAAAGTGAGGGCTTAGGTAGTTGCATTTGTGATTATAGGTACTATAGACCGCAGCATCAAAAGCCTGCTACTGAGCTTCTCCCTCCTCCTCCTTTCAGTCTCAAGGTTCTTTGATTTGTACTCTTTCGTGTCATCATCAAAGTTCCTCTTCCTGTTACAACCATTTTCAGTAGCAAGAGAAAACTCATCCATAGTGACACAAAGCCAATCTTCATCTTCATACTCCATTTGGGGAAGAAAAAAATGGGTCTTGAGGAAAGGAGAAAAAAGCAGGTTTTGGAAGAAATGTGTTTGAAGGCTTTGTAAATTGAGAATTTTTGGTTGGTGGCTATATAAGTGCTTCTCATTGAGAGATCATGTCAGAGAGaggtgaagagagagaaagtacaTTGATGCTTGTTTTGAGGGTGTTTTGGTGTGGTCCCAAGTTAGTTCAGGTACGTTTCTTATGacacaaatatatttatttatgtttgatCGTTTAGATGTGTCTTCTTCTGCTTCTGCCCATTGGAATCATCCTAACTGAATTTTTTTGATACGATCTTCGACTCTTAGTAACAGAATGCTGATTATGATTATggttattttattacaaaatgtAGTTAGAAATCACATTGAAGTTGTTCCGAacttctttcttttataatatagtcCGATAGAgggttttacaaaaaaaataaaaaaaggtaccACAAAACCCTAAAAGTTTATCTAGAAATGAGATAGATAAAATTGTCCTGATCAAAGACATGTAACTACTTATTTGTACTCTCGACTCGATGAAGGGAAATTAATGCAGcaagtgaaaataaataaatatttttcacgtAGGCTTTGGCAAAGAGCAAATAAACTTTGGAGTGCATTTTGGTGTGATTTTGTGAGGGCTAGCTTTGGCAGTTGGGCTTGTTGACTGAAACGCGGTAGCACAGTTGCGTGTGGTTGTTAGAGCAAAGGCATCTTTAATAATTTATGGGCATGGCTATTCATGTTTAACCAGGGTTTTTGCTctctaatttgattttttttcttcttgatagGTATTCTCGTTTAAAAGTATATTTGCTTGATACACCGTCAGACACTAATCAATAAAAAGTACatagtagtattaaaatatcCACTTATTATaagttcatattttatttttcaagggtTGGCcactaaattttttgaaaaactaaattgaaagtttttcctaatttaattatataattattctttatttgatttttataaaaggtTGATTGTTGATGGATTGATAAGTGTATTAATTTGTTTCAACTAGTAAAGTTAAAAtagaagtccgagtgtcgaatttATAtcaactttgtttgtacttaagtagatgaatattttattaataaaagaagttaaagaaaaaatagtaatttaaattggtagaaaattaaaataaataagagaagaataacaagaatttaaattgattaattaaagacagaaaaattagagaacccaataatattgtataagtaaattcaaaagatgagaatgttgCCTACCAGAGCTACTCATGTAATGTTAATCatctttctctatttataattatttcaatttatacaTACATCTACTAGTATACTCTAATTTTGACCCCGCATGAAAaatctaatttatctattttctcttcctttgtagagctaaaaaaatatcaatctatttttagtgatgactttatttagatatttttttctcaattctattagaaaataatgactCTCAACGCTACCCCTAAAATTTAGTATGCAAATGGGTGATAAGTcacaagcaataatattaagcatAAGTGAACTTCTCATGCTAAGTTCGTCTTTACTTTCTTGAATTGGCCTCTTTTCCTTGATTAgtttattttccttaattagtcttctTTCCTTAATTCGTCATGTTTTCCTTGATTATTCCTGTTTTCTTTAATTAgtcttgtttttcttaattatccatgttttcttggaatttattttactcactaaacatcataaattcatcacttttaatattttatgcacaaaaacttaaataatgctaatttaataattatttactcaaaaagaaaaaattaggtTTCACTTTACAtccaatttaaataaataaaaataataaataaataaataacaaaactttaaaaaatattttcaataaattttaatcaatcataaaaaaatgtgtttgtcttaaaattttctcttagcataaaataaaagaaccaTACGTATATAGCATTTATTACCATGAAATCCAACTCAAACATTATGCTAAAATCAAATCCTTTAATTATTTGAGAcaagaataaaagtacaaaCACATGAGGTAAGATCCTTATTGCCAAGGATCACAATATTATTGAAGGATGATAAATTAATGCGGTCGCGTCTAGATAGtgtgttaaaagttatatatgACATATAGgtatgagaaaaaaatagaatataataaAGTCTCACAtcaaataaagataatattgaaataaattgtataaatgaaaaacaattatCACTTTATAAATCGATTTTGTAGGATTCATTAGAAAAATGGAGATGTCTCCATTGAGACATTTCCAATCAAATGAAATTGTGCAACGTACCTTTGTGCGTCTTCAGCCGAAACATGTCGGCGTTATATTCACATCATTAAAACGTGACATGTGTAGAATAGAATAATAGAATATATATCTccattcattttgtttttacctCAGCTCCTTCCAAATCATCAGAAAGACGAAGAATTTTGGGCCACCGAATGTATAATTTGTGGAACTTTGTCCACGATGGCAACAATTTCGTTATTTCTAGAATGATCCATGAGGAAGAATGCATGGACAAGCACTCTGACTTTGTCAAATGGCTAGAATTCAACCAATGTGCCTCTTTCAAGAAAGCATTCAACAAACGCATCCACTGCTtcgtatatataaattatacttCACTTTTAGATTTATTGGAGATTTAATTTCAGAAATCCTACTACttattcaaacaaaataattaacatgTGACATGCATGacgaaataaatataaaataattaatatgctTTTGAtctccaaatttttaaaagttcagTTTTAACCCCtttaaaaattttgaagaaCTAATTCCGAACTTTGAAAATTTTAGAGGGGATAAAAACATATTATgcccttattttttatttatttaggtgCTCTTTTAAAAAATCCCAAATAGTTGAATACCAACTAAATAATTTAACCTTAAGTAAATTGATTCTTTACCGATCTTTTTAATGAATCTATAGGGTTGAAGCCATGCTTTTCGTAGATTTTTTCGGCGAAATCTTTTTGTATTGTCGTAAAGAACACTTAAACGCATTTTCATGAAGTCTGGAAGTTGCTCTGTACCAGCCAATTCCCATCTGAATTCAGACAAATCAATTCGTTGTAAGCATTAATTAGAATgaaatatctaaaaaatatgCTAAATGCCAACTATCTTTATGTATGGGTGTCCCGTGCATGGGACAAGTATTAACTTCGAGAAGGACAAATTGGTGAAATTCATGGACACCCTACTTTTGTGTAACCCACATGGGCAAAATCACCATTCTGGGTtacttttagaaattatttaccAGAATGGGTCTCTTTGCTTTTTATTTACTAAGGGGTGCTGTTTTGGCAGGGAAAGTGCTTACCTGAGGGGCGCTTACCGGAGGAAGGCGACACGTGGCCGCTGCTGCAGGCGGTGCTGCAGGTGGTGCAGACGGTGCTGGAAGCACCCTGCAACAAAGCGCCGAAGGTCGCGCCCTGCATGCAGGCGCTACTGGTCGCGCCCTGCACGCAGGCGCGTTCCGTCGTGCCGTTCCCGAGGCGCCTTGGTTCGCGCCCTGGCCCCAGGCGCGTCCAAGCGCCCTTAAATGGGGTCCCCCCCTCCCCCAAACCCCCCCACGAAAGCTGTCCCCCCCTCCCCCAAACTCCCCCTTCgtgttcccccccccccccagcaGTCCCCTTCCCATTCCCCCCTCCCCAGCAgcaggtttttcttttttttgttttttgtttttttaatttattttatttatataaatgattatattttaatctttttatatatatataatttttttttgcagccAGCTTCTCCCCTGTTTGCAGGTTCCCCTTCCCTTGTttggttagtttttttatttggttagtttttttttttttatttaatgtatataaattgttatatttatatatatatatatgtatatttttttttgcagataggcagtttatattttttagtggaTTTATTTGTAGaggtaattattattagtttgatagtgtgttatatttttagtgctttgttatatatttttttctaggtAGATAGGCAgtttaaattgatatatatttttagtgctttgttttttattttataataatataaaattgttaattattgttgaagataattatagataataatattgttatttaaatactatataaattgttatattttaatatacatatatatatatatatatatatatatattttgcatataggcagtttatattttttagtggaTTTATTTGTAgaagtaattattattagtttgatagtgtgttatatttttaatgctttgttatatatattttttgataaataggaagtttaaattgatatatatttttagtgttttgttttttgattttataataatataaaattgttaattattgttgaagataattatagataataatattgttatttaaatattatattattatttttgttaatatttaattatattagttataatTGATGTTATTTGCAATTGTaagactttgttgttgttgggttGATAATTTTAGTTtgtagaatataattttaattaaaattaataataaatattactagAATATTGCTATTGAgcgtatttaaaaaagaaaggcatattgagtttgatacaatatatcaatagtttaaaattaaaaataaactctaaattataattaataacttttaaaataaaaagttaaaattaagaaaaaaaattgctgaaattgctgctatatatatatgtgtgtgtgtcattataattcatttacttaaattatgtgttcatttgtaaaatttaaattatgtatttttttagaatattgtTTGCGTACgtatttaaaatgtatttaaatatattgtaatttattattaattatttatgatatgtgtgattattaattttttttcttgttatacaGGAGTTTTAATATGGCAAGTTCGTCATCATCTAATCATTATGACGTGGCATCTGGACCATTAGAGGATGATTTACTGTGGATGCAAAAAAACCATATATCACAACATATTTGGAATGATGCTAATCAAAGGACATTAAAAATTCGACGAGCTACACCACTGTATAATCATAGAGAAGCACCGCCCGAGGAAATTATTCCTTTATTACAAGTTTCGGGTTTGTACCCGATAATGAAATTGGCGCAATTGAAGATAAATGGAGCATTAGTTAATGCTTTTATTGAAAGGTGGAGGCCAGAAACACATACATTTCATTTGAAGTGTGGCGAGGCAACTATTACACTTCAAGATGTTTCTGTGCTACTTGGTATTTCTGTTGATGGAAGACCTTTAACCGGCAATACAAATATTGATTGGTTTGAGTTGTGCCATGAATTATTGGGTGTCATGCCTGACGATGATGCAGTTGACGGGAACTCACTTTTATTGAGTTGGCTGACTTCTCAATTTGCAAATATTAATGATTTCATAGGCAACCAACAAGGGCTTGAAAGATTTGCTCGAGCTTGGATCTTAAGATTCATAGGAGGCGTGATGTTTGTTGATAAAAGCAGCAAAAGGGTGCCAATGAGATATTTGCAATTTTTGAGAGACCTTAGAGAGTGCAGCACttatgcatggggagctgctCTTCTGGGTAACCtttatagagagatgtgcatcGCAACAGACTATCATGCTAAATCAATAGGCGGTTTCACTCTCTTGATTCAGTtatgggcatgggaacgatgccCAACGTTAGCCCCGTCAGTtattcctccacaacaacaaaacgCGCCACTTGCTTACAGGTATACTTtcctttaatattttgaattgataattaataaatatggtTGCTTGATGTTAATCATTATTATACGTAACatcttattttgttatttgtttttttgtgaAGATGGTTAGGAGGTGAATTGCATCACATAGGCAATGACAATTTACTTGAGTTTCGTCGTAAATTAGATGTCATGAAACGCGACGAGATAATAATTTTGACATTTGTTTATTAAATGATGTTCTAATTgttacttaa
The nucleotide sequence above comes from Glycine soja cultivar W05 chromosome 11, ASM419377v2, whole genome shotgun sequence. Encoded proteins:
- the LOC114373317 gene encoding transcription factor bHLH35-like; amino-acid sequence: MEYQDEDQLCFTMEEFSVVATENVSSRQRMSRKRNYDDDTRVYKSKNLEIEGRRREKLSASLLMLRGTIIVDAITYIEKLQYEVQRLSQELHQLEANSEKTA
- the LOC114376005 gene encoding transcription factor DYT1-like, which encodes MEYEDEDWLCVTMDEFSLATENGCNRKRNFDDDTKEYKSKNLETERRRREKLSSRLLMLRSIVPIITNMNKAMIVEDAITYIEKLQDKVQSLSQELHQMEATSEETAETKIVEIDAAEDMKNWGIQEEVIVEEINENKLWVKIIVEKKRGRFSRLMEALNNFGIELIDTNLTTTKGAFLITSFIKGKNGERLEIHQTKNLLQDIINDI